From one Lasioglossum baleicum chromosome 11, iyLasBale1, whole genome shotgun sequence genomic stretch:
- the Lanb1 gene encoding laminin subunit beta-1 isoform X1, with amino-acid sequence MAQIFSCETVLAALLFLLTIASNAAEPQYGRDRHTLRGSVQRGDMSPMEVTAERHNWPRLTVPSSRGPNMKRKHPCEQSSCYPATGNLLIGRKNRLTASSTCGQTEPERYCIVTHLKDRKKCFFCDASHPKQQHNIENIVSGTWWQSENGVEDVSIRFDPESEFHITHIIISFQTFRPAAMLIERSYDFGKTWNVYRYFAHNCEQYFPGVSTEPPQRLTDVICETRYSAVAPSTMGDVIFRVLPQNLEIDNPYSKEVQNLLKITNLRINMTRLHTLGDDLLDDRREIREKYYYAIQNMVIRGSCSCYGHASKCVPLPGVPHEDGMVHGRCECTHNTTGLNCEKCQDFYNDLPWKPAVGKWTNACRPCNCNNHTNSCHFDEAVYERSGRVSGGVCDNCQHDTTGQNCEQCKPFFYHDPSKDISHPEACVPCDCDLGGTLDDGICDSYTDTLTGEEPGRCHCKSNVEGRRCDRCKNGFWDYDPENPEGCKACTCNTLGTVDNRGCNTNTGECTCKRFVTARDCNQCLPEYWGLSEDLDGCKPCDCDPGGSYENSCDVVTGQCRCRPHISGRTCNQPEQNYYTGSLDFLIYEGELSKATDNCQVVIREPYRDHRNSTWTGTGFMKVLEGSMLNFTIDDVRKTLWYEVIVRYEPVQPGPWEDVQIIIERDPMDPVDPNGLCRDWRPENDQLWAQLPVRSRSVVAQPAVCLEAGKRYNVVLQFRKFNSHVDTPSASILVDSIILRPRIEAIPFFSTPGVGELRRQEYERYRCSDYFNDINTVWPNVPDLCKNYQKSIGYYAYDGAHSCECNPTGSHSLLCENYGGTCPCKPNVVGRRCERCAPGMYGFGPEGCIPCDCDSVGALDNFCDVETGRCKCRPNTYGRTCGQCEPGFWNFPHCQRCECNGHAESCDSKTGACINCRNFTTGHNCDRCVETYYGDPRIGVDIPCRACPCPGTLDSGHSYANSCSLDSVTHDVICECFLGYTGSRCENCAENYFGNPEVPGGTCEPCNCNNNTDLRTPGNCNPHTGRCLQCLHNTDGANCQICKAGFYGNALQQDCQECECNPLGTDSEAGTCNHRSGQCPCLPHVIGQLCDSCEENHWRIASGKGCDACECDAVGSVSDRCNPFDGTCECKPGFGGRQCNECQTNHWGNPNVECYPCDCDLTGSSSQQCNRETGMCVCKQGIGGEKCDQCYRGYYGNAPQCNPCGECFDNWDLTLSGLKNKTNLVIQEASRIQKVGTTGVYSEEFDDMVNALDQVQSLINSTSIRTQDLDELSDLAATMMQNVSNSAKQLEVANNLLEAVNQRVNLGDTALKYLKNKTNNLHQAAANLKENATRLQEENVLGALNVTQQMAEQSRQAEKMANDTSNVLADAERFSKHTESLLAKNRDIVEEVQEANKDALARINDKLKTFNSIMPELNLQMCGGNVTDCSSVCGGAGCGFCGGSSCDDGAVTKANQALDVATQQAAKIKTYKDEAEQLLRNLAQVARDGVTARSNAQDAFNFAWKARNLSDNVTKDLSDNNKRIKSTLDEDQPTPTMVRDLANEVLAKNIQLRPDEIKQLAEKINSIVGSLTDPEKILADTRDDLHRAMQLKERADRAKEYALGNQTQVNDVIVLLNDAQKALDLAQVAIDQAERDVKKSEKDLEEIAEVTRGALMQANSTTQTVDDLEARLGLLQKQQVKNNFVMNQEISDQVKKVVDKAQDVDTKTKTLAKEYRKVDQSLDLSVNKSKDNIQRAKELLRRATELTVDTSTKFKDLDGMESVYRDNERMLSELMNEVDSLSEEMRKHLTEIDQKAMRYRQCTS; translated from the exons ATGGCACAAATATTTTCTTGCGAGACGGTTCTCGCGGCACTTCTATTTTTATTAACTATTGCATCCA ATGCTGCGGAACCGCAATATGGCAGGGATAGACATACGCTTAGgg GATCAGTCCAGAGAGGAGATATGTCACCCATGGAGGTGACGGCAGAACGCCATAATTGGCCAAGGCTGACCGTTCCTAGTTCAAGAG GTCCGAACATGAAGAGAAAGCATCCTTGCGAACAGAGCTCTTGTTATCCAGCGACTGGGAATCTGTTAATCGGTCGGAAAAATCGATTAACAGCTTCGTCGACTTGCGGTCAAACCGAACCGGAAAGATATTGCATCGTAACGCATCTGAAGGACCGGAAGAAATGCTTCTTCTGCGATGCGTCGCACCCGAAGCAACAGCACAATATCGAGAATATCGTCAGCGG gaCATGGTGGCAGTCGGAGAATGGCGTGGAGGACGTGTCGATTCGTTTCGATCCCGAGTCGGAATTCCACATCACTCACATCATCATCAGCTTCCAAACATTCCGGCCAGCTGCGATGCTGATCGAACGATCGTACGACTTCGGCAAGACCTGGAACGTTTATCGATACTTCGCGCACAATTGCGAGCAATATTTCCCTGGTGTCTCGACGGAACCACCTCAGAGACTGACAGACGTTATCTGCGAGACGAGATACTCTGCCGTGGCGCCGTCAACCATGGGAGATGTTATCTTCAG AGTACTACCCCAGAACCTGGAGATCGACAACCCCTATTCGAAAGAGGTGCAGAACCTGCTGAAGATAACGAATCTGCGTATCAACATGACAAGATTGCACACACTAGGAGACGATCTCCTAGACGATCGTCGTGAGATTCGCGAGAAGTATTACTACGCGATCCAGAACATGGTGATCCGAGGATCATGTTCCTGTTACGGTCACGCTTCGAAATGCGTCCCCCTACCCGGAGTCCCTCATGAAGACGGAATGGTACACGGCAGGTGCGAATGTACACACAACACGACAGGTCTGAACTGCGAGAAATGTCAGGACTTCTACAATGATTTACCTTGGAAGCCAGCGGTGGGAAAATGGACGAACGCTTGCAGGCCTTGCAACTGCAACAACCACACAAACTCCTGCCACTTCGACGAGGCCGTCTACGAGCGATCCGGCAGAGTATCTGGCGGAGTCTGCGACAACTGTCAGCACGATACCACTGGTCAGAATTGCGAGCAGTGCAAGCCTTTCTTCTACCACGATCCCAGCAAAGACATCTCCCACCCTGAAGCCTGTGTCCCCTGCGACTGTGACCTTGGAGGGACGTTGGACGACGGCATTTGCGACTCCTACACCGATACTCTAACCGGTGAAGAGCCAGGTCGCTGTCATTGTAAGAGCAACGTCGAAGGACGTCGTTGCGATCGCTGTAAAAATGGTTTCTGGGACTACGACCCTGAGAACCCTGAAGGCTGCAAAGCCTGTACTTGCAACACTCTCGGCACAGTCGATAATCGAGGATGCAACACGAACACTGGCGAATGCACCTGCAAGAGATTCGTCACCGCTCGAGACTGCAACCAGTGTCTACCAGAGTACTGGGGACTCTCTGAAGATCTTGATGGTTGCAAACCTTGCGATTGCGATCCTGGAGGCTCGTACGAGAATTCCTGCGACGTTGTGACAGGTCAATGTCGCTGCAGACCTCACATAAGCGGAAGAACCTGCAATCAGCCCGAACAGAATTATTATACTGGCTCGTTGGACTTCTTGATCTACGAAGGAGAGCTGTCAAAAGCTACTGACAATTGCCAGGTGGTTATCAGGGAGCCCTATCGCGACCACAGGAATAGTACATGGACTGGCACCGGGTTCATGAAGGTTCTAGAAGGGTCCATGCTAAATTTCACTATCGACGATGTCAGGAAAACCTTGTGGTACGAGGTGATCGTTAGATACGAGCCGGTGCAGCCTGGACCCTGGGAGGATGTCCAgattattatcgagagagaTCCTATGGATCCCGTGGATCCTAATGGATTATGTAGGGATTGGAGACCTGAGAATGATCAGCTGTGGGCACAGCTGCCTGTTAGGTCCAGGAGCGTTGTTGCTCAACCTGCTGTTTGTCTCGAGGCTGGAAAACGGTACAATGTTGTTCTGCAGTTCAGGAAGTTCAACAGTCACGTGGACACGCCCTCGGCGTCCATCTTGGTTGACTCG ATTATACTGAGGCCAAGGATAGAGGCCATTCCTTTCTTCAGCACACCAGGTGTCGGAGAGCTTCGTCGCCAGGAATACGAACGATATCGCTGCAGCGATTACTTTAACGACATCAATACTGTTTGGCCCAACGTTCCTGATCTTTGCAAGAACTACCAGAAGAGCATCGGGTACTACGCTTACGACGGGGCTCATT CTTGCGAGTGCAACCCAACAGGATCGCACAGTCTCCTCTGCGAGAACTATGGCGGCACGTGTCCTTGCAAGCCTAACGTGGTCGGAAGAAGATGCGAGCGTTGCGCACCAGGAATGTACGGTTTTGGTCCCGAGGGTTGCATCCCCTGCGATTGCGACAGCGTCGGTGCATTGGACAATTTCTGCGATGTGGAAACCGGTCGTTGTAAATGTCGTCCGAACACTTATGGCAGGACCTGTGGTCAGTGCGAGCCTGGTTTCTGGAATTTCCCGCATTGCCAACGATGCGAATGCAACGGTCATGCTGAGAGCTGCGACTCTAAGACTGGAGCTTGCATCAATTGCCGTAACTTCACCACTGGACACAACTGCGACCGATGCGTCGAGACTTACTATGGAGATCCCAGGATTGGCGTGGATATCCCGTGCAGGGCTTGTCCTTGTCCAG GAACCCTAGATTCCGGCCACTCGTACGCTAACAGCTGTTCCTTGGACTCAGTGACCCACGACGTAATCTGCGAGTGTTTCCTCGGTTATACTGGTTCTCGCTGCGAGAACTGCGCCGAGAACTACTTCGGTAACCCCGAAGTCCCCGGTGGAACCTGTGAACCTTGTAACTGTAACAACAACACGGATCTACGAACACCTGGAAACTGTAATCCTCACACTGGTCGTTGTCTACAATGTCTACACAACACCGACGGTGCAAACTGTCAAATCTGCAAAGCGGGATTCTACGGAAACGCGTTGCAACAGGATTGTCAAGAATGCGAATGCAATCCTCTGGGAACTGATAGCGAAGCTGGAACCTGCAATCATCGAAGCGGTCAGTGTCCTTGCCTGCCTCACGTGATTGGACAATTGTGTGACTCCTGCGAGGAGAACCATTGGAGGATCGCCAGCGGGAAAGGCTGCGACGCTTGCGAGTGCGACGCTGTTGGAAGCGTTTCTGATAG GTGCAATCCATTTGACGGCACTTGCGAGTGCAAGCCAGGCTTCGGCGGAAGGCAGTGCAACGAGTGTCAGACGAACCATTGGGGCAACCCTAACGTCGAGTGCTATCCTTGCGACTGCGATTTGACCGGGTCCTCGAGCCAGCAGTGTAACAGAGAGACCGGGATGTGCGTGTGTAAACAAGGGATCGGCGGTGAAAAATGCGATCAATGTTATCGAGGTTACTATGGCAACGCACCCCAATGCAATCCCTGTGGAGAATGTTTCGATAATTGGGATTTAACATTGTCCGGTTTGAAGAACAAGACAAACCTGGTGATCCAGGAAGCATCTAGAATCCAGAAGGTCGGGACAACAGGAGTGTACAGCGAAGAGTTCGATGACATGGTCAATGCGTTGGATCAGGTGCAGAGTCTGATCAACAGCACATCCATCAGGACCCAGGATCTGGATGAACTCAGTGATTTAGCTGCCACGATGATGCAGAACGTCTCGAACTCTGCCAAGCAGCTAGAGGTTGCTAACAATCTTTTGGAGGCGGTGAATCAGCGAGTGAATTTAGGAGACACTGCTCTCAAGTATCTGAAGAATAAAACGAACAACTTGCATCAAGCTGCAGCGAATCTGAAAGAGAATGCGACCAGGCTGCAAGAGGAGAACGTTCTAGGAGCTTTGAACGTCACTCAGCAAATGGCGGAGCAGTCCAGGCAGGCAGAGAAAATGGCAAACGATACTAGCAACGTTTTAGCTGATGCGGAAAGGTTCAGCAAACACACGGAGAGTCTCCTGGCTAAGAATAGAGACATCGTCGAGGAGGTCCAAGAGGCTAATAAAGACGCCTTGGCTAGGATAAATGATAAATTGAAGACGTTTAATAGCATCATGCCTGAGTTAAATCTTCAGATGTGCGGTGGCAATGTTACCGATTGCAGCAGCGTTTGCGGAGGAGCTGGATGTGGATTCTGTGGAGGCTCGTCTTGCGATGATGGAGCTGTGACCAAGGCCAATCAGGCGTTAGATGTTGCCACTCAACAGGCTGCGAAGATCAAGACTTACAAGGACGAGGCTGAGCAGCTGTTACGCAAT CTGGCCCAGGTGGCTCGGGACGGGGTCACAGCAAGGTCGAACGCTCAGGACGCCTTCAACTTCGCCTGGAAGGCTCGCAACCTGTCGGACAACGTGACGAAGGACCTCTCCGACAACAACAAACGCATCAAAAGCACGTTGGACGAGGATCAACCAACCCCAACGATGGTGAGAGACCTGGCGAACGAGGTTCTAGCAAAGAATATCCAGTTAAGACCTGATGAGATCAAACAGTTAGCGGAGAAGATTAACAGTATCGTCGGCTCGTTAACCGACCCTGAAAAGATCCTCGCTGACACTAGGGACGATCTTCACCGAGCTATGCAGCTGAAAGAGAGAGCAGACAGAGCTAAGGAGTATGCTCTGGGAAATCAAACGCAGGTTAACGACGTGATAGTACTTTTGAACGACGCGCAAAAGGCGCTGGACTTGGCGCAGGTGGCGATCGATCAAGCAGAGAGGGACGTGAAGAAGTCGGAGAAAGATCTAGAGGAGATCGCCGAAGTGACCAGAGGAGCCTTGATGCAGGCAAATAGCACCACTCAGACCGTGGACGATCTGGAAGCCCGTTTAGGCTTGTTGCAGAAGCAGCAGGTCAAGAACAACTTCGTCATGAACCAGGAGATCAGCGACCAGGTGAAGAAGGTCGTCGACAAGGCGCAGGATGTTGATACAAAGACCAAGACACTTGCGAAAGAGTATCGCAAGGTGGATCAATCTCTAGATCTCAGCGTGAATAAGAGCAAGGATAATATTCAAAGGGCCAAAGAGCTTCTGCGAAGGGCTACAGAGCTCACTGTCGACACGTCCACCAAGTTCAAGGATCTTGATGGCATGGAAAGCGTTTACAGGGATAACGAGAGGATGCTGTCCGAACTGATGAACGAGGTTGACAGTCTATCCGAGGAGATGCGGAAACATCTCACGGAGATCGATCAGAAGGCGATGCGCTATCGACAGTGCACCTCCTGA
- the Lanb1 gene encoding laminin subunit beta-1 isoform X2, producing the protein MAQIFSCETVLAALLFLLTIASNAAEPQYGRDRHTLRGPNMKRKHPCEQSSCYPATGNLLIGRKNRLTASSTCGQTEPERYCIVTHLKDRKKCFFCDASHPKQQHNIENIVSGTWWQSENGVEDVSIRFDPESEFHITHIIISFQTFRPAAMLIERSYDFGKTWNVYRYFAHNCEQYFPGVSTEPPQRLTDVICETRYSAVAPSTMGDVIFRVLPQNLEIDNPYSKEVQNLLKITNLRINMTRLHTLGDDLLDDRREIREKYYYAIQNMVIRGSCSCYGHASKCVPLPGVPHEDGMVHGRCECTHNTTGLNCEKCQDFYNDLPWKPAVGKWTNACRPCNCNNHTNSCHFDEAVYERSGRVSGGVCDNCQHDTTGQNCEQCKPFFYHDPSKDISHPEACVPCDCDLGGTLDDGICDSYTDTLTGEEPGRCHCKSNVEGRRCDRCKNGFWDYDPENPEGCKACTCNTLGTVDNRGCNTNTGECTCKRFVTARDCNQCLPEYWGLSEDLDGCKPCDCDPGGSYENSCDVVTGQCRCRPHISGRTCNQPEQNYYTGSLDFLIYEGELSKATDNCQVVIREPYRDHRNSTWTGTGFMKVLEGSMLNFTIDDVRKTLWYEVIVRYEPVQPGPWEDVQIIIERDPMDPVDPNGLCRDWRPENDQLWAQLPVRSRSVVAQPAVCLEAGKRYNVVLQFRKFNSHVDTPSASILVDSIILRPRIEAIPFFSTPGVGELRRQEYERYRCSDYFNDINTVWPNVPDLCKNYQKSIGYYAYDGAHSCECNPTGSHSLLCENYGGTCPCKPNVVGRRCERCAPGMYGFGPEGCIPCDCDSVGALDNFCDVETGRCKCRPNTYGRTCGQCEPGFWNFPHCQRCECNGHAESCDSKTGACINCRNFTTGHNCDRCVETYYGDPRIGVDIPCRACPCPGTLDSGHSYANSCSLDSVTHDVICECFLGYTGSRCENCAENYFGNPEVPGGTCEPCNCNNNTDLRTPGNCNPHTGRCLQCLHNTDGANCQICKAGFYGNALQQDCQECECNPLGTDSEAGTCNHRSGQCPCLPHVIGQLCDSCEENHWRIASGKGCDACECDAVGSVSDRCNPFDGTCECKPGFGGRQCNECQTNHWGNPNVECYPCDCDLTGSSSQQCNRETGMCVCKQGIGGEKCDQCYRGYYGNAPQCNPCGECFDNWDLTLSGLKNKTNLVIQEASRIQKVGTTGVYSEEFDDMVNALDQVQSLINSTSIRTQDLDELSDLAATMMQNVSNSAKQLEVANNLLEAVNQRVNLGDTALKYLKNKTNNLHQAAANLKENATRLQEENVLGALNVTQQMAEQSRQAEKMANDTSNVLADAERFSKHTESLLAKNRDIVEEVQEANKDALARINDKLKTFNSIMPELNLQMCGGNVTDCSSVCGGAGCGFCGGSSCDDGAVTKANQALDVATQQAAKIKTYKDEAEQLLRNLAQVARDGVTARSNAQDAFNFAWKARNLSDNVTKDLSDNNKRIKSTLDEDQPTPTMVRDLANEVLAKNIQLRPDEIKQLAEKINSIVGSLTDPEKILADTRDDLHRAMQLKERADRAKEYALGNQTQVNDVIVLLNDAQKALDLAQVAIDQAERDVKKSEKDLEEIAEVTRGALMQANSTTQTVDDLEARLGLLQKQQVKNNFVMNQEISDQVKKVVDKAQDVDTKTKTLAKEYRKVDQSLDLSVNKSKDNIQRAKELLRRATELTVDTSTKFKDLDGMESVYRDNERMLSELMNEVDSLSEEMRKHLTEIDQKAMRYRQCTS; encoded by the exons ATGGCACAAATATTTTCTTGCGAGACGGTTCTCGCGGCACTTCTATTTTTATTAACTATTGCATCCA ATGCTGCGGAACCGCAATATGGCAGGGATAGACATACGCTTAGgg GTCCGAACATGAAGAGAAAGCATCCTTGCGAACAGAGCTCTTGTTATCCAGCGACTGGGAATCTGTTAATCGGTCGGAAAAATCGATTAACAGCTTCGTCGACTTGCGGTCAAACCGAACCGGAAAGATATTGCATCGTAACGCATCTGAAGGACCGGAAGAAATGCTTCTTCTGCGATGCGTCGCACCCGAAGCAACAGCACAATATCGAGAATATCGTCAGCGG gaCATGGTGGCAGTCGGAGAATGGCGTGGAGGACGTGTCGATTCGTTTCGATCCCGAGTCGGAATTCCACATCACTCACATCATCATCAGCTTCCAAACATTCCGGCCAGCTGCGATGCTGATCGAACGATCGTACGACTTCGGCAAGACCTGGAACGTTTATCGATACTTCGCGCACAATTGCGAGCAATATTTCCCTGGTGTCTCGACGGAACCACCTCAGAGACTGACAGACGTTATCTGCGAGACGAGATACTCTGCCGTGGCGCCGTCAACCATGGGAGATGTTATCTTCAG AGTACTACCCCAGAACCTGGAGATCGACAACCCCTATTCGAAAGAGGTGCAGAACCTGCTGAAGATAACGAATCTGCGTATCAACATGACAAGATTGCACACACTAGGAGACGATCTCCTAGACGATCGTCGTGAGATTCGCGAGAAGTATTACTACGCGATCCAGAACATGGTGATCCGAGGATCATGTTCCTGTTACGGTCACGCTTCGAAATGCGTCCCCCTACCCGGAGTCCCTCATGAAGACGGAATGGTACACGGCAGGTGCGAATGTACACACAACACGACAGGTCTGAACTGCGAGAAATGTCAGGACTTCTACAATGATTTACCTTGGAAGCCAGCGGTGGGAAAATGGACGAACGCTTGCAGGCCTTGCAACTGCAACAACCACACAAACTCCTGCCACTTCGACGAGGCCGTCTACGAGCGATCCGGCAGAGTATCTGGCGGAGTCTGCGACAACTGTCAGCACGATACCACTGGTCAGAATTGCGAGCAGTGCAAGCCTTTCTTCTACCACGATCCCAGCAAAGACATCTCCCACCCTGAAGCCTGTGTCCCCTGCGACTGTGACCTTGGAGGGACGTTGGACGACGGCATTTGCGACTCCTACACCGATACTCTAACCGGTGAAGAGCCAGGTCGCTGTCATTGTAAGAGCAACGTCGAAGGACGTCGTTGCGATCGCTGTAAAAATGGTTTCTGGGACTACGACCCTGAGAACCCTGAAGGCTGCAAAGCCTGTACTTGCAACACTCTCGGCACAGTCGATAATCGAGGATGCAACACGAACACTGGCGAATGCACCTGCAAGAGATTCGTCACCGCTCGAGACTGCAACCAGTGTCTACCAGAGTACTGGGGACTCTCTGAAGATCTTGATGGTTGCAAACCTTGCGATTGCGATCCTGGAGGCTCGTACGAGAATTCCTGCGACGTTGTGACAGGTCAATGTCGCTGCAGACCTCACATAAGCGGAAGAACCTGCAATCAGCCCGAACAGAATTATTATACTGGCTCGTTGGACTTCTTGATCTACGAAGGAGAGCTGTCAAAAGCTACTGACAATTGCCAGGTGGTTATCAGGGAGCCCTATCGCGACCACAGGAATAGTACATGGACTGGCACCGGGTTCATGAAGGTTCTAGAAGGGTCCATGCTAAATTTCACTATCGACGATGTCAGGAAAACCTTGTGGTACGAGGTGATCGTTAGATACGAGCCGGTGCAGCCTGGACCCTGGGAGGATGTCCAgattattatcgagagagaTCCTATGGATCCCGTGGATCCTAATGGATTATGTAGGGATTGGAGACCTGAGAATGATCAGCTGTGGGCACAGCTGCCTGTTAGGTCCAGGAGCGTTGTTGCTCAACCTGCTGTTTGTCTCGAGGCTGGAAAACGGTACAATGTTGTTCTGCAGTTCAGGAAGTTCAACAGTCACGTGGACACGCCCTCGGCGTCCATCTTGGTTGACTCG ATTATACTGAGGCCAAGGATAGAGGCCATTCCTTTCTTCAGCACACCAGGTGTCGGAGAGCTTCGTCGCCAGGAATACGAACGATATCGCTGCAGCGATTACTTTAACGACATCAATACTGTTTGGCCCAACGTTCCTGATCTTTGCAAGAACTACCAGAAGAGCATCGGGTACTACGCTTACGACGGGGCTCATT CTTGCGAGTGCAACCCAACAGGATCGCACAGTCTCCTCTGCGAGAACTATGGCGGCACGTGTCCTTGCAAGCCTAACGTGGTCGGAAGAAGATGCGAGCGTTGCGCACCAGGAATGTACGGTTTTGGTCCCGAGGGTTGCATCCCCTGCGATTGCGACAGCGTCGGTGCATTGGACAATTTCTGCGATGTGGAAACCGGTCGTTGTAAATGTCGTCCGAACACTTATGGCAGGACCTGTGGTCAGTGCGAGCCTGGTTTCTGGAATTTCCCGCATTGCCAACGATGCGAATGCAACGGTCATGCTGAGAGCTGCGACTCTAAGACTGGAGCTTGCATCAATTGCCGTAACTTCACCACTGGACACAACTGCGACCGATGCGTCGAGACTTACTATGGAGATCCCAGGATTGGCGTGGATATCCCGTGCAGGGCTTGTCCTTGTCCAG GAACCCTAGATTCCGGCCACTCGTACGCTAACAGCTGTTCCTTGGACTCAGTGACCCACGACGTAATCTGCGAGTGTTTCCTCGGTTATACTGGTTCTCGCTGCGAGAACTGCGCCGAGAACTACTTCGGTAACCCCGAAGTCCCCGGTGGAACCTGTGAACCTTGTAACTGTAACAACAACACGGATCTACGAACACCTGGAAACTGTAATCCTCACACTGGTCGTTGTCTACAATGTCTACACAACACCGACGGTGCAAACTGTCAAATCTGCAAAGCGGGATTCTACGGAAACGCGTTGCAACAGGATTGTCAAGAATGCGAATGCAATCCTCTGGGAACTGATAGCGAAGCTGGAACCTGCAATCATCGAAGCGGTCAGTGTCCTTGCCTGCCTCACGTGATTGGACAATTGTGTGACTCCTGCGAGGAGAACCATTGGAGGATCGCCAGCGGGAAAGGCTGCGACGCTTGCGAGTGCGACGCTGTTGGAAGCGTTTCTGATAG GTGCAATCCATTTGACGGCACTTGCGAGTGCAAGCCAGGCTTCGGCGGAAGGCAGTGCAACGAGTGTCAGACGAACCATTGGGGCAACCCTAACGTCGAGTGCTATCCTTGCGACTGCGATTTGACCGGGTCCTCGAGCCAGCAGTGTAACAGAGAGACCGGGATGTGCGTGTGTAAACAAGGGATCGGCGGTGAAAAATGCGATCAATGTTATCGAGGTTACTATGGCAACGCACCCCAATGCAATCCCTGTGGAGAATGTTTCGATAATTGGGATTTAACATTGTCCGGTTTGAAGAACAAGACAAACCTGGTGATCCAGGAAGCATCTAGAATCCAGAAGGTCGGGACAACAGGAGTGTACAGCGAAGAGTTCGATGACATGGTCAATGCGTTGGATCAGGTGCAGAGTCTGATCAACAGCACATCCATCAGGACCCAGGATCTGGATGAACTCAGTGATTTAGCTGCCACGATGATGCAGAACGTCTCGAACTCTGCCAAGCAGCTAGAGGTTGCTAACAATCTTTTGGAGGCGGTGAATCAGCGAGTGAATTTAGGAGACACTGCTCTCAAGTATCTGAAGAATAAAACGAACAACTTGCATCAAGCTGCAGCGAATCTGAAAGAGAATGCGACCAGGCTGCAAGAGGAGAACGTTCTAGGAGCTTTGAACGTCACTCAGCAAATGGCGGAGCAGTCCAGGCAGGCAGAGAAAATGGCAAACGATACTAGCAACGTTTTAGCTGATGCGGAAAGGTTCAGCAAACACACGGAGAGTCTCCTGGCTAAGAATAGAGACATCGTCGAGGAGGTCCAAGAGGCTAATAAAGACGCCTTGGCTAGGATAAATGATAAATTGAAGACGTTTAATAGCATCATGCCTGAGTTAAATCTTCAGATGTGCGGTGGCAATGTTACCGATTGCAGCAGCGTTTGCGGAGGAGCTGGATGTGGATTCTGTGGAGGCTCGTCTTGCGATGATGGAGCTGTGACCAAGGCCAATCAGGCGTTAGATGTTGCCACTCAACAGGCTGCGAAGATCAAGACTTACAAGGACGAGGCTGAGCAGCTGTTACGCAAT CTGGCCCAGGTGGCTCGGGACGGGGTCACAGCAAGGTCGAACGCTCAGGACGCCTTCAACTTCGCCTGGAAGGCTCGCAACCTGTCGGACAACGTGACGAAGGACCTCTCCGACAACAACAAACGCATCAAAAGCACGTTGGACGAGGATCAACCAACCCCAACGATGGTGAGAGACCTGGCGAACGAGGTTCTAGCAAAGAATATCCAGTTAAGACCTGATGAGATCAAACAGTTAGCGGAGAAGATTAACAGTATCGTCGGCTCGTTAACCGACCCTGAAAAGATCCTCGCTGACACTAGGGACGATCTTCACCGAGCTATGCAGCTGAAAGAGAGAGCAGACAGAGCTAAGGAGTATGCTCTGGGAAATCAAACGCAGGTTAACGACGTGATAGTACTTTTGAACGACGCGCAAAAGGCGCTGGACTTGGCGCAGGTGGCGATCGATCAAGCAGAGAGGGACGTGAAGAAGTCGGAGAAAGATCTAGAGGAGATCGCCGAAGTGACCAGAGGAGCCTTGATGCAGGCAAATAGCACCACTCAGACCGTGGACGATCTGGAAGCCCGTTTAGGCTTGTTGCAGAAGCAGCAGGTCAAGAACAACTTCGTCATGAACCAGGAGATCAGCGACCAGGTGAAGAAGGTCGTCGACAAGGCGCAGGATGTTGATACAAAGACCAAGACACTTGCGAAAGAGTATCGCAAGGTGGATCAATCTCTAGATCTCAGCGTGAATAAGAGCAAGGATAATATTCAAAGGGCCAAAGAGCTTCTGCGAAGGGCTACAGAGCTCACTGTCGACACGTCCACCAAGTTCAAGGATCTTGATGGCATGGAAAGCGTTTACAGGGATAACGAGAGGATGCTGTCCGAACTGATGAACGAGGTTGACAGTCTATCCGAGGAGATGCGGAAACATCTCACGGAGATCGATCAGAAGGCGATGCGCTATCGACAGTGCACCTCCTGA